One Sphingomonas sp. SUN039 genomic window carries:
- the hflX gene encoding GTPase HflX, with the protein MAEFQLQREEGVSRGARALVVYPDRQSAGASRDADARLDEAAGLAAAIGIQVVDRVAIKVRDPKPATLFGSGQVETIAARGRAVEAELTIVDGALTPVQQRNLETETKTKVIDRTGLILEIFGERAASAEGRLQVELAHLDYQAGRLVRSWTHLERQRGGFGFLGGPGETQIEADRRLIRDRMAKLKKELDQVVRTRGLHRDRRRRAPWPVVALVGYTNAGKSTLFNRMTGAKVMAEDLLFATLDPTMREVSLPGISKAILSDTVGFVSDLPTQLVAAFRATLEEVVSADLIVHVRDIAHPDSEAQAADVVQVLTDLGVLGDASATPMIEAWNKIDLLDDDARAFVANEAARRDDVVMLSAIDGEGIDTLSLRASAILTAARKPHDLRVAANDGAALAWLHAHGSVERESGEGDERTVTVRLTDEDFARYLAR; encoded by the coding sequence TTGGCCGAATTCCAGCTCCAGCGCGAAGAAGGTGTCTCGCGCGGCGCCCGGGCGCTGGTGGTCTATCCCGACCGCCAGAGTGCCGGCGCATCGCGCGACGCCGACGCACGCCTCGACGAGGCGGCGGGGCTTGCGGCGGCGATCGGCATCCAGGTCGTCGACCGGGTCGCGATCAAGGTCCGCGATCCCAAACCCGCGACGTTGTTCGGCAGCGGGCAGGTAGAAACCATCGCCGCGCGGGGAAGAGCGGTCGAGGCCGAACTGACCATCGTCGATGGCGCGCTGACCCCGGTGCAGCAGCGGAACCTCGAAACCGAGACCAAAACGAAAGTCATCGACCGCACCGGGCTGATCCTCGAAATCTTCGGCGAACGCGCGGCGAGTGCCGAGGGGCGATTGCAGGTCGAACTCGCGCATCTCGACTATCAGGCGGGGCGGCTCGTGCGGAGCTGGACCCACTTGGAACGCCAGCGCGGCGGCTTCGGCTTTCTCGGCGGCCCCGGCGAAACCCAGATCGAGGCCGACCGCCGCCTGATCCGCGACCGCATGGCAAAGCTGAAGAAAGAGCTCGACCAGGTCGTCCGCACCCGCGGCCTGCACCGCGACCGGCGGCGGCGCGCGCCCTGGCCGGTGGTCGCGCTCGTGGGGTACACCAATGCGGGCAAGTCGACGCTGTTCAACCGGATGACCGGCGCGAAGGTCATGGCCGAGGATCTGTTGTTCGCGACCCTCGACCCGACGATGCGCGAAGTCTCGTTGCCAGGTATCAGCAAGGCGATCCTGAGCGACACCGTCGGATTCGTCTCCGACCTTCCGACGCAACTCGTCGCCGCCTTCCGCGCCACGCTCGAAGAGGTCGTTTCCGCCGACCTCATCGTCCATGTCCGCGACATCGCCCACCCTGACAGCGAGGCGCAGGCGGCGGACGTCGTGCAGGTGCTGACCGATCTCGGGGTTCTCGGCGATGCGTCGGCGACGCCGATGATCGAGGCGTGGAACAAGATCGACCTGCTCGACGACGACGCGCGCGCTTTCGTCGCGAATGAAGCGGCGCGGCGCGACGACGTGGTCATGCTGTCGGCAATCGACGGGGAGGGGATCGATACCCTGTCGTTGCGCGCCTCGGCCATTCTGACCGCCGCGCGCAAGCCGCATGACCTGCGGGTCGCGGCCAACGACGGCGCCGCGCTTGCCTGGCTCCACGCGCACGGCAGCGTAGAGCGCGAAAGCGGGGAAGGGGACGAGCGCACCGTCACCGTGCGCCTGACCGACGAGGATTTCGCCCGCTATTTGGCAAGGTAA
- the hfq gene encoding RNA chaperone Hfq, with protein sequence MTACSAARLRYLGAAFRNAKSNCPPTRAKSKRSDDMAEKPNNLQDLFLNSVRKAKTPVTMFLVKGVKLQGIITWFDNFSVLLRRDGQSQLIYKHAISTVMPSNPLDLAPVAAAFAEDNAKPKQLQDIFLTAVRRQNNPVTMFLVNGVMLQGEIAAYDLFCMLLQRDGMVQLVYKHAVSTVQPAHPLNLAEETVEDSED encoded by the coding sequence CTGACCGCTTGCAGCGCCGCACGGCTGCGCTATCTTGGAGCTGCGTTCCGTAACGCCAAGAGCAACTGCCCGCCTACGCGGGCCAAAAGCAAAAGGTCTGACGACATGGCAGAAAAGCCCAATAACCTTCAGGATTTGTTCTTGAATTCGGTCCGCAAGGCAAAGACCCCGGTGACGATGTTTCTCGTCAAGGGCGTCAAGCTGCAGGGCATCATCACCTGGTTCGACAATTTTTCGGTGCTGCTGCGCCGCGACGGCCAGTCGCAGCTGATCTACAAGCACGCGATTTCGACCGTGATGCCGTCGAACCCGCTCGATCTGGCCCCCGTCGCGGCGGCCTTTGCCGAGGACAACGCCAAGCCCAAGCAATTGCAGGACATTTTCCTGACGGCCGTGCGCCGCCAGAACAACCCGGTGACGATGTTCCTCGTCAACGGGGTGATGTTGCAGGGCGAGATTGCGGCCTATGACCTGTTCTGCATGCTGCTCCAGCGCGACGGCATGGTCCAGCTCGTGTACAAGCACGCCGTCTCGACGGTGCAGCCCGCGCACCCGCTGAACCTCGCCGAGGAAACGGTCGAAGACAGCGAGGACTGA
- a CDS encoding MBL fold metallo-hydrolase, protein MKVTVLGSGTSSGVPRVDGNWGTCDPDEPRNRRRRVSILVEHDGTRILVDTSPDLREQLIGEGGGRPSAVIWTHEHADHCHGIDDLRPFYFYGKEPITGFARPRARAELTLRFAFAFAGHQAYPPYITCGDLGDDSEIGGIRVRAVDLPHGEITSAGLRFDAGGSSLAYFTDFNVLPDEAAALVQDIDLWIVDACRHAPHPTHPHLAKTLAWIEALKPKRAVLTHMDQTMDYRSLCATLPEGVEPGYDGMEIVL, encoded by the coding sequence GTGAAGGTCACAGTCCTTGGTTCCGGCACGTCGTCCGGCGTACCGCGCGTCGATGGCAATTGGGGGACTTGCGATCCGGATGAGCCGCGCAACCGGCGGCGGCGGGTGTCGATCCTCGTCGAGCATGACGGCACGCGCATCCTGGTCGACACATCGCCCGATCTGCGCGAGCAATTGATCGGCGAAGGTGGCGGACGGCCTTCGGCGGTGATCTGGACGCACGAGCACGCCGATCATTGCCACGGCATCGACGACCTGCGGCCGTTCTATTTCTATGGCAAGGAGCCGATAACGGGCTTTGCGCGGCCGCGCGCCAGGGCCGAACTGACCCTGCGCTTCGCCTTCGCCTTTGCCGGGCATCAGGCCTATCCGCCGTATATTACCTGCGGCGATCTGGGCGATGACAGCGAGATCGGCGGCATCCGGGTGCGCGCGGTCGATTTGCCGCATGGCGAAATCACCAGCGCGGGCCTGCGTTTCGACGCGGGGGGCAGCTCGCTGGCGTATTTCACCGATTTCAATGTTTTGCCCGATGAAGCTGCGGCACTCGTGCAGGATATCGACCTGTGGATCGTCGATGCGTGCCGCCACGCGCCGCACCCGACGCACCCGCATCTGGCGAAGACGCTGGCGTGGATCGAGGCGCTGAAGCCGAAGCGTGCGGTTCTGACGCATATGGACCAGACGATGGATTACCGTAGCCTGTGTGCGACGCTGCCCGAGGGCGTCGAGCCGGGCTATGACGGGATGGAGATCGTGCTGTGA
- the mazG gene encoding nucleoside triphosphate pyrophosphohydrolase yields MKPIPTPLDRIIAIVERLRDPVDGCDWDRVQTFATIAPYTIEEAYEVADAIARDDMAALKDELGDLLFQVVLHSRIAEQLGAFSLGDVAAAIADKMERRHPHLFGDAEARPDWETLKAAERSDAASALDGVALALPALMRAEKLQKRAARTGFDWPDASGPRAKIDEELVEIEAASTPAEHEDEVGDLLFAVVNYARHLGVDPEVALRGANAKFEGRFRSIETVPGFAGMSLDEKERLWVAVKKK; encoded by the coding sequence ATGAAGCCGATCCCGACCCCCCTCGACCGCATCATCGCCATTGTCGAGCGCCTGCGTGATCCGGTCGACGGGTGCGACTGGGACCGTGTCCAGACCTTTGCGACCATCGCGCCGTACACGATCGAGGAAGCCTATGAAGTCGCCGACGCGATTGCGCGCGACGATATGGCGGCGCTCAAGGACGAGCTCGGCGACCTGTTGTTCCAGGTCGTGCTCCACAGCCGCATTGCGGAGCAACTCGGCGCGTTCTCGCTCGGCGATGTCGCGGCGGCGATTGCCGACAAGATGGAACGCCGCCACCCGCATCTGTTCGGCGATGCCGAGGCGCGACCCGACTGGGAAACCCTCAAGGCGGCTGAACGGTCCGACGCGGCGAGTGCGCTCGACGGCGTGGCACTTGCGCTGCCCGCCCTGATGCGCGCCGAGAAACTCCAGAAGCGCGCGGCGCGAACCGGTTTCGATTGGCCCGACGCTTCGGGTCCGCGTGCGAAAATCGACGAGGAACTCGTTGAAATCGAAGCGGCGAGCACGCCTGCAGAGCACGAGGACGAGGTCGGCGACCTGCTGTTCGCGGTGGTCAACTATGCCCGGCACCTCGGCGTCGATCCCGAAGTCGCGCTACGCGGGGCCAATGCGAAGTTCGAGGGGCGGTTTCGGTCGATCGAGACGGTGCCGGGGTTTGCGGGAATGTCTCTCGATGAGAAAGAGCGGTTGTGGGTGGCGGTCAAGAAGAAGTGA
- the ntrC gene encoding nitrogen regulation protein NR(I), producing MRGARILVVDDDAAIRTVVGEALRREGYNVQAVGSLAAQAAALEKFTPDLLITDVILPDGNGLDVVPDILAKHHELPVIVLSAQNTLSTAVRATEQGAFDYLPKPFDLDALTQAVRSGLARAGSGEGDLAESDAALPLIGRSPPMQDVYRMIARVVGNDLSVLVLGESGTGKELVARAIHDMGGRRKKPFVPVNMAAIPRELIEAELFGHERGAFTGANARATGRFEEANGGTLFLDEIGDMPMEAQTRLLRVLQSNAFTTVGGRTVSVDVRIVAATHQNLPALIEAGQFREDLYYRLNVVPIPLPPLRERGDDILLLANSFLERAAADGLPRRRLSGDAEGRLRAHGWPGNVRELDNLMRRLAAISRDPVVPAALIDAQLGSAVPERALVAETLSDALDLHLARYFVGFGDALPPPGLYDRVLADVERPLFRATLAAVKGNQLRAAELLGINRNTLRKRLTELGIEPGRRSRD from the coding sequence ATGAGGGGCGCACGCATCCTGGTTGTCGATGACGACGCCGCGATCCGCACGGTCGTGGGCGAGGCATTGCGCCGCGAGGGCTATAATGTGCAGGCGGTCGGCAGCCTCGCCGCGCAGGCAGCGGCGCTCGAGAAGTTCACCCCCGATCTGCTGATTACCGATGTTATTCTGCCCGATGGCAACGGGTTGGACGTCGTTCCCGACATATTGGCGAAGCATCACGAGCTGCCGGTGATCGTGCTGTCGGCGCAGAATACGCTGAGCACGGCGGTGCGCGCGACCGAGCAGGGCGCGTTCGACTATCTGCCCAAACCGTTCGATCTCGATGCGCTGACGCAGGCCGTCCGCAGCGGGCTGGCGCGCGCCGGCAGCGGGGAGGGCGACCTTGCCGAATCCGACGCGGCGCTGCCCCTCATCGGGCGCTCGCCGCCGATGCAGGACGTCTACCGGATGATCGCGCGCGTCGTCGGCAACGATTTGAGCGTGCTGGTGCTCGGCGAATCGGGCACGGGCAAGGAACTTGTCGCCCGCGCGATCCATGACATGGGCGGACGGCGCAAAAAGCCGTTCGTGCCGGTTAACATGGCCGCGATCCCGCGCGAGCTGATCGAGGCCGAATTGTTCGGCCACGAACGCGGCGCGTTCACCGGCGCCAATGCGCGCGCAACCGGGCGGTTCGAGGAAGCCAATGGCGGCACATTGTTCCTCGACGAAATCGGCGACATGCCGATGGAGGCGCAGACGCGACTGTTGCGCGTGCTTCAATCGAACGCGTTCACCACCGTCGGCGGGCGCACGGTCAGCGTCGACGTCCGCATCGTTGCCGCCACGCACCAGAATCTGCCCGCGCTGATCGAGGCGGGGCAGTTCCGCGAAGACCTCTACTACCGCCTCAACGTCGTGCCCATTCCGCTGCCGCCGTTGCGCGAGCGCGGCGACGACATCCTGCTGCTCGCCAATTCATTCCTCGAGCGCGCGGCGGCCGACGGGCTGCCGCGTCGCCGCCTGTCGGGCGATGCTGAAGGCCGCCTGCGCGCGCACGGCTGGCCGGGTAATGTCCGCGAACTCGACAACCTCATGCGGCGGCTGGCCGCGATCAGCCGCGATCCGGTCGTGCCCGCCGCGCTGATCGACGCGCAACTCGGTTCTGCCGTTCCGGAACGCGCCCTGGTCGCCGAGACCCTTTCCGATGCCCTCGACCTCCACCTCGCGCGCTATTTCGTCGGCTTCGGCGACGCCCTGCCGCCACCGGGACTCTATGATCGCGTTCTCGCCGACGTCGAACGCCCGCTGTTCCGCGCAACCCTCGCGGCAGTGAAGGGGAACCAGCTCCGCGCCGCCGAGTTGCTTGGTATCAACCGCAATACGCTGCGCAAGCGATTGACCGAACTCGGCATCGAACCCGGCCGCCGCAGCCGCGACTAG
- a CDS encoding ATP-binding protein: protein MTASPLRQIRIRTALWLRRRRWVPFVEIGTFSLSVAMALITWATLTGTDTQRLLTPPVVAALLLGNLIPAIALLVLIGRRIAKGRAARSIVGGDGRLHVRLVAIFSLVASIPTLLVVVFASLLFQVGVQFWFSDRAKATLEGAASVVQSSYDFEQARIVSNTTTMAGDMARFLTYLPIDSREFLGNFGGQLVQREMSEGMIFHAAPGRDIQALVLLDPRSRDLNKFITPVMLQKLRAGAASVTVPSENGIGALTRLPMGTDNYLYAARFDPSYSEQIQRARAVLTDYRELSARSRSLQLRFNAALLVISLLIVGAAVWIALGVADRLVQPVGALVDAARRVTGGDLSARVAGPHSRDEVGTLATAFNRMTGRLQEQTGDLIAANDQIDRRRALIEAVLSGVSAGVVSIDKTGEVRLTNASAAALLSSADGPLVGQPLAAISPELAELIASGKRESVIELARDGDTRTLAVKVARDDSGHVLTFDDMTQQLSDQRRAAWSDIARRIAHEIKNPLTPIQLAAERLKRRYGAEITSDPGTFTKLTDTIVRQVGDLRRMVDEFSSFARMPKPSFRPESLVDIARQTLFLHEVAHPAIKFRMVAPDIHPDLICDRRQLGQALTNIVKNAVEAVEAVEGQEGGEIVLTITTTPNAVQLSVSDTGIGLPADRERLVEPYVTTRARGTGLGLAIVKKIVEEHFATMRFADRDGGGTVVTIDFDTAALAAMESEPAEAAA from the coding sequence ATGACGGCGTCTCCCCTTCGCCAGATCCGGATCCGAACCGCGCTGTGGCTGCGTCGGCGCCGCTGGGTGCCGTTCGTTGAGATCGGCACCTTCTCGCTGTCGGTGGCGATGGCGCTTATTACCTGGGCCACACTGACCGGCACGGATACCCAGCGCCTGTTGACCCCACCGGTGGTTGCCGCGTTGCTGCTCGGCAATCTCATTCCCGCCATCGCGCTGCTCGTGCTGATCGGGCGCCGCATTGCCAAGGGCAGGGCGGCACGGTCCATTGTCGGCGGCGACGGGCGGCTGCATGTGCGGCTTGTCGCGATCTTCTCGCTGGTCGCGAGCATCCCCACGCTGCTCGTCGTGGTCTTCGCCTCGCTGCTATTTCAGGTCGGGGTGCAGTTCTGGTTCTCCGACCGCGCCAAGGCAACGCTCGAAGGCGCGGCCAGCGTCGTGCAATCGAGCTATGATTTCGAACAGGCGCGCATTGTTTCAAACACGACGACGATGGCAGGCGACATGGCACGTTTCCTGACCTATCTCCCTATCGATAGCCGCGAATTCCTCGGCAATTTCGGCGGACAACTCGTCCAGCGCGAAATGTCCGAAGGCATGATTTTTCATGCAGCCCCAGGCAGGGACATCCAGGCGCTGGTCCTGCTCGATCCAAGGTCACGCGATCTCAACAAGTTCATAACGCCGGTCATGTTGCAAAAACTGCGCGCGGGCGCTGCCAGTGTGACCGTGCCAAGCGAAAATGGCATTGGCGCTTTGACGCGGCTACCGATGGGAACGGACAACTATCTCTACGCCGCGCGTTTCGATCCGAGTTACAGCGAACAAATACAGCGCGCCCGCGCTGTCCTCACCGATTACCGCGAACTTTCTGCCCGCTCGCGCTCTTTGCAATTGCGCTTCAACGCGGCGCTGCTCGTCATCTCGCTGCTGATCGTCGGCGCGGCGGTGTGGATCGCGCTCGGCGTCGCCGACCGCCTTGTGCAGCCCGTCGGCGCGCTGGTGGATGCGGCGCGGCGCGTCACCGGCGGCGACCTGTCGGCACGTGTCGCCGGGCCGCATAGTCGCGACGAGGTCGGCACCCTGGCGACCGCCTTTAACCGCATGACCGGGCGCTTGCAGGAACAGACCGGCGACCTGATCGCCGCCAACGACCAGATCGACCGCCGCCGTGCGCTGATCGAAGCCGTGCTGTCGGGAGTCAGCGCGGGCGTGGTGTCGATCGACAAGACGGGCGAAGTCCGGCTGACCAATGCCTCTGCGGCGGCGCTGCTGTCCTCGGCGGACGGGCCGCTTGTCGGCCAGCCCCTTGCCGCCATCTCGCCCGAGCTCGCCGAGCTGATCGCCAGCGGCAAGCGCGAATCGGTGATCGAACTTGCCCGCGACGGCGATACGCGCACGCTGGCGGTGAAGGTCGCGCGCGACGACAGCGGCCATGTCCTGACCTTCGACGACATGACTCAGCAGCTCTCGGACCAGCGCCGCGCCGCCTGGTCCGATATCGCGCGGCGAATCGCGCACGAGATCAAGAACCCGCTGACCCCGATCCAGCTTGCCGCCGAACGGCTGAAGCGCCGCTATGGTGCCGAAATCACCAGCGATCCCGGCACTTTTACCAAACTGACCGACACCATCGTCCGCCAGGTCGGCGATCTGCGGCGGATGGTCGACGAATTCTCGTCGTTCGCGCGGATGCCGAAGCCGTCGTTCCGGCCGGAATCGCTCGTCGATATCGCGCGCCAGACCTTGTTCCTGCATGAAGTCGCGCACCCCGCGATCAAGTTCCGCATGGTTGCGCCCGATATCCACCCCGACCTGATATGCGACCGCCGCCAGCTCGGGCAGGCGCTGACCAACATCGTCAAGAATGCGGTCGAGGCGGTCGAGGCTGTCGAAGGGCAAGAGGGTGGCGAGATCGTTTTGACGATCACGACAACGCCCAACGCCGTCCAACTGTCGGTCAGCGATACCGGAATCGGCCTCCCGGCCGACCGCGAGCGGCTTGTCGAACCCTATGTGACCACCCGCGCGCGCGGGACCGGGCTTGGCCTCGCCATCGTCAAAAAGATCGTCGAGGAGCATTTCGCGACGATGCGCTTCGCCGACCGCGACGGTGGCGGCACCGTCGTGACCATCGATTTCGACACCGCAGCACTCGCCGCGATGGAATCCGAACCTGCGGAGGCAGCAGCCTGA
- a CDS encoding sigma-54 dependent transcriptional regulator yields MALDILIVDDERDIRELVAGVLEDEGYTTRVAADSDAALAAIAERRPSLVLLDVWLQGSRLDGLELLDVLKERDPTLPVLVFSGHGNIDTAVHAIRRGAVDFIEKPFEAERLTLLVARATETERLRRENATLKERVGTDDELNGTSNAINAVRATLKRVAPTGSRVLITGPAGVGKEIAARMLHNWSPRADAPFVTVSSARMDPDRVEEELFGSEEGDRVRAGLLEQAHGGTLFLDEIADMPVPTQAKILRVLTDQSFTRVGGQRVVRVDVRVVSATARNLAEEIAAGRFREDLYYRLNVVPVHLPSLAERREDIPVLADHFVARFASERRARTPAISPEAMATLQSFDWPGNVRQLRNIIERTLILAPDARLDLIDTDLLPGEVTATPAAANPTALAMGAPLRQARETFEREYLRVQIRRFSGNISRTAAFIGMERSALHRKLKILGIAEDRDDIDD; encoded by the coding sequence ATGGCGCTCGATATTCTTATCGTCGACGACGAGCGCGATATCCGCGAACTGGTCGCGGGTGTGCTCGAAGACGAGGGCTATACCACCCGTGTTGCCGCTGACAGCGATGCCGCGCTTGCAGCGATTGCCGAGCGCCGCCCGTCGTTGGTGCTGCTCGACGTCTGGTTGCAGGGCTCGCGGCTCGACGGGCTCGAATTGCTCGATGTGCTCAAAGAACGCGACCCGACCCTGCCGGTGCTGGTGTTTTCGGGGCACGGCAATATCGATACGGCCGTCCACGCGATCCGACGCGGCGCGGTCGATTTCATCGAAAAGCCTTTCGAGGCCGAGCGGCTGACCTTGCTGGTGGCGCGCGCCACCGAAACCGAGCGGCTGCGGCGCGAGAATGCGACGCTGAAGGAACGCGTCGGCACCGACGACGAACTCAACGGCACGTCCAACGCGATCAATGCCGTGCGGGCGACGCTCAAACGTGTTGCCCCGACCGGCAGCCGCGTCCTCATCACCGGTCCGGCGGGCGTCGGCAAAGAAATCGCCGCGCGGATGCTCCACAACTGGAGTCCCCGCGCCGATGCCCCGTTTGTCACGGTCAGTTCGGCGCGGATGGACCCCGACCGGGTCGAGGAGGAGTTGTTCGGCAGCGAGGAGGGCGACCGTGTTCGCGCGGGCCTGCTCGAACAGGCGCACGGCGGCACCCTGTTCCTCGACGAGATCGCCGATATGCCGGTCCCGACCCAGGCGAAAATCCTGCGCGTGCTGACCGACCAGAGCTTTACCCGCGTCGGCGGCCAGCGCGTCGTCCGCGTCGACGTCCGCGTCGTGTCGGCGACAGCGCGTAACTTGGCCGAGGAAATCGCGGCGGGGCGCTTTCGCGAAGACCTTTATTACCGGCTCAACGTCGTGCCCGTGCACCTGCCGTCGCTGGCCGAGCGGCGCGAGGATATCCCGGTGCTCGCCGACCATTTCGTCGCCCGTTTCGCCAGCGAGCGCCGTGCGCGGACGCCCGCGATCTCGCCCGAAGCAATGGCGACGCTGCAATCGTTCGACTGGCCGGGCAATGTCCGCCAGCTCCGCAACATCATCGAACGCACGCTCATTCTTGCCCCCGATGCACGGCTCGACCTGATCGACACCGACCTGCTCCCGGGCGAAGTGACCGCGACACCGGCGGCGGCCAACCCCACGGCGCTGGCGATGGGCGCACCGCTACGTCAGGCCCGCGAGACGTTCGAGCGCGAGTATCTGCGCGTCCAGATCCGGCGTTTCTCGGGCAATATCTCGCGTACCGCCGCGTTCATCGGGATGGAACGCTCGGCGCTGCACCGCAAGCTCAAGATCCTGGGCATTGCCGAGGATCGCGACGATATCGACGACTGA
- a CDS encoding TIGR02281 family clan AA aspartic protease produces MSGDDTARLVAAGLMIALVASSLFGRGLKLGATLRMVLAWCAIFAIVFVAFLFRDEARVVWSRIKAEVGGETATVSGGVTRVTMRADGHFHVLAKINGQAYDFLIDTGATSTGLTERTARQANVQPDSSIQMPVDTANGTVMVSTARIGLLEVGNVRQTDARAVIGKSFGDTNVLGMNFLSQLKSWKVEGRTLTLEP; encoded by the coding sequence GTGAGCGGCGACGATACCGCGCGGCTGGTCGCTGCGGGCCTGATGATTGCGCTCGTCGCCAGCAGCCTGTTCGGTCGCGGGCTCAAGCTCGGCGCAACCCTGCGGATGGTATTGGCATGGTGCGCGATTTTTGCGATTGTCTTTGTTGCGTTTTTGTTCCGTGACGAGGCGAGGGTGGTGTGGTCGCGGATCAAGGCCGAAGTCGGCGGTGAAACCGCTACAGTCTCGGGGGGCGTCACACGCGTTACCATGCGCGCAGACGGCCATTTCCATGTTCTGGCCAAGATCAACGGTCAGGCGTACGATTTTCTGATCGATACAGGTGCTACGTCGACCGGGCTGACTGAGCGCACGGCGCGGCAGGCGAATGTGCAGCCCGATTCTTCGATCCAGATGCCGGTCGATACCGCCAATGGCACCGTGATGGTCTCGACCGCGCGGATCGGCTTGCTCGAGGTCGGCAACGTCCGACAGACCGACGCGCGCGCAGTGATCGGCAAGAGTTTCGGCGACACCAATGTGCTGGGGATGAACTTTTTGTCGCAGCTCAAGAGCTGGAAGGTCGAGGGGCGCACTCTCACTCTGGAGCCTTAG